A single Pseudomonas brassicacearum DNA region contains:
- the rnd gene encoding ribonuclease D: MAIDIHWIRDNDSLGQFCAEWQQLPFVALDTEFMRVDTFYPIAGLLQIGDGKRAYLIDPLTIDNWQPLAALLENPAVLKVLHACSEDLEVLLRLTGSLPAPLFDTQLAAAYLNLGFSMGYSRLVQEVLGIELPKGETRSDWLQRPLSETQISYAAEDAVHLAEVFVLLRPKLCDEKYRWVLEDGAELVANLRREVDPYEVYREAKLAWKLSRAQLAVLRELCAWREREARARDLPRNRIIREHSLWPLARTQPDNLGALAKIEDMHPRTVRQDGQFLLDLIQRAASVPPEQWPPAVAEPLPIEASALVKRLRALGQAEAERLEIAPELMLRKKTLEALIKSGFPEGPYQLPDSLRGWRRELMGQALLDSLATAGEQP; encoded by the coding sequence GTGGCCATCGATATTCACTGGATTCGCGACAACGATAGCCTCGGTCAGTTTTGCGCCGAGTGGCAGCAGTTGCCATTCGTCGCCCTCGATACCGAATTCATGCGGGTCGACACCTTTTACCCTATTGCCGGTTTATTGCAGATCGGCGACGGCAAGCGTGCCTACCTGATCGACCCCTTGACCATCGACAATTGGCAGCCCTTGGCCGCACTGCTGGAAAACCCGGCGGTGCTCAAGGTATTACACGCCTGCAGCGAAGACCTTGAAGTGCTGCTGCGCTTGACCGGCAGCCTGCCTGCGCCGCTGTTCGATACTCAACTGGCCGCCGCCTACCTGAACCTGGGCTTCTCCATGGGCTATTCGCGGCTGGTGCAGGAAGTGCTGGGTATCGAGTTGCCCAAGGGTGAGACCCGTTCCGACTGGTTGCAACGGCCCCTGTCCGAGACGCAGATCAGCTATGCGGCAGAGGATGCCGTGCACCTGGCGGAAGTTTTCGTACTGCTGCGTCCAAAACTTTGCGACGAAAAATACCGTTGGGTCCTGGAGGACGGCGCCGAACTGGTGGCCAACCTGCGTCGCGAAGTCGACCCATACGAGGTCTACCGCGAGGCCAAGCTCGCCTGGAAACTGTCCCGCGCCCAATTGGCCGTGCTGCGCGAGCTGTGCGCCTGGCGCGAACGCGAGGCGCGGGCTCGTGACCTGCCGCGCAATCGCATCATTCGCGAGCATTCGCTATGGCCCCTGGCCCGTACCCAGCCGGATAACCTCGGCGCGTTGGCGAAGATCGAAGACATGCACCCGCGCACCGTGCGCCAGGACGGCCAGTTTCTGCTGGACCTGATCCAGCGCGCCGCCAGCGTGCCGCCCGAGCAATGGCCGCCGGCCGTGGCCGAGCCTCTGCCCATCGAGGCCTCGGCCTTGGTCAAGCGTCTGCGGGCGCTGGGGCAGGCTGAAGCCGAGCGCCTGGAGATTGCTCCGGAGCTGATGCTGCGCAAGAAAACCCTCGAAGCGCTGATCAAGAGCGGCTTTCCCGAGGGCCCTTACCAATTGCCTGATTCGCTGCGTGGCTGGCGCCGCGAATTGATGGGCCAGGCGCTGCTCGACAGCCTGGCCACTGCCGGAGAACAGCCTTGA
- a CDS encoding YcgN family cysteine cluster protein, translating to MAAKVEPFWKRKTLDQLDLQEWESLCDGCGLCCLQKLEDEDDNSVYYTRIACKLLDLKTCQCTDYPNRRDFVPDCIQLTPGKADEFKWLPPTCGYRLVSEGKDLPLWHHLVCGDRDAVHHERISQSGRMLAEGSVPEDDWEDHLIFRAG from the coding sequence ATGGCCGCCAAAGTCGAACCGTTCTGGAAACGCAAAACCCTCGATCAGCTCGATCTGCAGGAATGGGAATCGCTGTGCGACGGCTGCGGCCTGTGCTGCCTGCAAAAACTCGAAGACGAAGACGACAACAGCGTCTACTACACGCGCATCGCCTGCAAACTGCTGGACCTGAAAACCTGCCAGTGCACCGACTATCCCAACCGCCGCGACTTTGTCCCCGACTGCATCCAGCTCACGCCGGGCAAGGCCGATGAGTTCAAATGGCTGCCGCCGACCTGCGGTTATCGGCTGGTCAGCGAGGGCAAGGACTTGCCGTTGTGGCACCACTTGGTCTGCGGTGATCGCGATGCCGTGCACCACGAACGCATTTCCCAGTCCGGGCGTATGTTGGCCGAAGGCAGCGTGCCGGAAGACGATTGGGAAGATCATCTGATTTTCCGCGCCGGCTGA
- a CDS encoding YcgL domain-containing protein, translated as MKRICSIYRSSKKNEMYLYVLKSDALERVPEPLMAAFGKAIHAFDLVLSPERALSREDINKVLENLDTQGYHLQMPPAEDEYIEHLPEELLRRNDPV; from the coding sequence TTGAAACGTATCTGCTCCATCTACCGAAGCTCGAAGAAAAACGAGATGTACCTGTATGTGCTCAAGAGCGATGCCCTGGAGCGTGTACCTGAGCCGCTGATGGCCGCCTTTGGCAAGGCGATCCATGCCTTCGACCTGGTGCTGAGCCCTGAGCGGGCGCTGTCTCGGGAAGACATCAACAAGGTGCTGGAAAACCTCGACACCCAGGGCTATCACTTGCAAATGCCGCCGGCCGAAGACGAGTACATCGAGCATTTGCCCGAAGAGTTGTTGCGCCGCAACGACCCGGTCTGA
- a CDS encoding D-2-hydroxyacid dehydrogenase: MRVLIAEHDHPVYAQLLRQAAPDIEVLTSGDSAELSRLATDCPVWLGQPDLLATLLRQGHRPNWLQSTWAGITPLLAEGLTRNYRLTRAVGIFGQVMAEYVLAYMLGHEREVLARLVSQVERKWDNRQGQSLAGRKVLIVGTGDIGQRVAQFLVPFGVQLYGVAREARALAPFIEVGALKDLPRLVGEVDYVINLLPNTPDTHDVYDAALFKQFKPTGLFINVGRGVAVVDADLVQALKDGHLAGAVIDVCRQEPLPQRHPFWTAWGLLLTGHSSAPTSPPMMVQLFLENLRAYQAGDALRGEVDFSRGY, encoded by the coding sequence ATGCGCGTTCTGATTGCCGAACACGACCACCCGGTGTACGCCCAGCTTCTGCGTCAGGCGGCACCCGATATCGAAGTCCTGACCAGCGGCGACTCTGCCGAACTGTCGCGACTGGCCACCGATTGTCCGGTCTGGCTCGGCCAGCCTGATCTGCTGGCTACCCTGTTGCGCCAAGGCCATAGACCCAACTGGCTGCAATCGACCTGGGCGGGCATCACGCCGTTGCTGGCCGAGGGCTTGACGCGCAATTACCGCCTGACCCGTGCGGTGGGTATTTTCGGCCAGGTGATGGCTGAGTACGTGCTGGCTTACATGCTCGGTCATGAGCGCGAGGTGCTGGCGCGATTGGTCAGCCAGGTCGAGCGCAAGTGGGACAACCGCCAGGGGCAAAGCCTGGCCGGGCGCAAGGTGTTGATCGTCGGGACCGGGGATATCGGCCAGCGTGTGGCGCAGTTCCTCGTGCCGTTTGGTGTGCAGTTGTACGGCGTTGCCCGCGAAGCGCGGGCGTTGGCGCCGTTCATCGAGGTCGGGGCGCTGAAGGACCTGCCGCGCCTGGTGGGCGAGGTCGATTACGTGATCAACCTGCTACCCAACACTCCCGACACCCATGATGTGTACGACGCGGCGCTGTTCAAGCAATTCAAGCCGACCGGGTTGTTCATCAACGTCGGTCGCGGCGTGGCGGTGGTGGATGCGGACCTGGTGCAAGCCCTGAAGGACGGGCACCTGGCCGGCGCGGTGATCGACGTCTGCCGCCAGGAGCCGCTGCCGCAGCGCCACCCGTTCTGGACCGCCTGGGGCCTGCTGCTGACCGGCCACAGCTCGGCACCGACCTCGCCACCGATGATGGTGCAGTTGTTCCTGGAAAACCTGCGGGCCTATCAGGCGGGCGACGCGCTGCGCGGGGAAGTGGATTTCAGCAGGGGCTACTGA
- a CDS encoding DUF2892 domain-containing protein — protein sequence MSDNNPFEPIETTPFQSHPPQNVHGWERIGSLAGGVLMMGKGLRRGGVLGLAQLAIGGMALARGITGHCSAKALLEKNRQNLSNARARIEQAGDELSRLKANAEAATGTATVTGNDSLDSPKVGL from the coding sequence ATGAGCGACAACAATCCGTTCGAGCCGATCGAGACCACCCCTTTCCAATCCCATCCGCCACAAAACGTGCATGGCTGGGAACGCATTGGCTCACTGGCCGGCGGTGTGCTGATGATGGGCAAGGGCTTGCGCCGTGGCGGTGTGCTCGGCCTGGCTCAACTGGCGATCGGCGGCATGGCGCTGGCGCGGGGGATCACCGGGCATTGTTCGGCCAAGGCCTTGTTGGAAAAGAACCGGCAGAACCTCAGCAACGCCCGTGCCCGTATCGAACAGGCCGGTGATGAGCTGAGCCGCCTGAAGGCCAATGCCGAGGCGGCGACTGGCACGGCTACGGTGACGGGGAATGATTCGTTGGATTCGCCCAAAGTTGGGCTTTGA
- a CDS encoding nitroreductase family protein, giving the protein MSANPRIADYAIHPQFIERWSPRAFNGQAIAEETLLGFFEAARWAPSAYNSQPWRFLYARRDTPNWERFLGLLNEFNRGWAQHASALVIIVSKTTFAVPGATEETPAQSHTFDTGAAWGHLALQASLSGWHTHGMAGFDHELTRKELKIPQGYALHAAVAIGKLGDKSTLAEYLQARETPSPRRPLSELVAEGDFSL; this is encoded by the coding sequence ATGAGCGCCAATCCCCGCATTGCCGATTACGCGATTCACCCTCAATTCATCGAACGCTGGTCGCCCCGCGCCTTTAACGGCCAGGCCATTGCCGAAGAAACCCTGCTGGGCTTCTTCGAAGCTGCACGCTGGGCGCCGTCGGCGTACAACTCCCAGCCGTGGCGTTTCCTGTATGCGCGCCGCGACACGCCGAATTGGGAGCGTTTCCTGGGCCTGCTCAATGAATTCAACCGCGGCTGGGCGCAACACGCTTCGGCACTGGTGATCATTGTGTCGAAAACCACCTTCGCTGTGCCCGGCGCCACCGAAGAGACGCCAGCGCAGTCCCACACCTTCGACACAGGCGCGGCCTGGGGCCACCTGGCGCTGCAAGCCAGCCTCAGCGGCTGGCACACCCATGGCATGGCCGGTTTCGACCATGAGTTGACCCGCAAGGAACTGAAGATCCCGCAAGGCTACGCCCTGCACGCGGCCGTGGCGATTGGCAAGCTGGGGGACAAATCGACACTGGCCGAGTATCTCCAGGCCCGCGAAACCCCGAGCCCGCGCCGGCCGTTGAGCGAACTGGTGGCAGAAGGCGATTTCAGCCTGTAA
- a CDS encoding RNA methyltransferase, translating to MANKRYSCIGLFNPKSPENVGSVMRAAGCYGVASVFYTGKRYERAADFVTDTKKVHYDIPLIGIDDLKKILPLGCVPVAVELVEGARPLPEYTHPDRALYIFGPEDGSLDKDIRDWCEDVVYIPTTGCMNLAATVNVVLYDRMAKGNNTRSGPQFR from the coding sequence GTGGCCAACAAACGCTACAGCTGCATCGGTCTGTTCAACCCCAAGTCACCGGAAAACGTCGGCTCGGTCATGCGTGCCGCCGGCTGCTACGGCGTGGCGTCGGTGTTCTACACCGGCAAGCGCTATGAGCGCGCCGCCGACTTCGTCACCGACACCAAGAAAGTCCACTACGACATCCCGCTGATCGGTATCGACGACCTGAAGAAAATCCTGCCCTTGGGCTGTGTGCCAGTGGCCGTGGAACTGGTGGAAGGTGCCCGCCCTCTGCCCGAATACACGCACCCGGACCGGGCGCTGTACATTTTTGGCCCGGAAGATGGCTCCCTGGACAAGGACATCCGCGATTGGTGCGAGGACGTGGTGTACATCCCCACCACCGGCTGCATGAACCTGGCCGCTACCGTCAACGTCGTGCTGTATGACCGCATGGCCAAAGGCAACAACACCCGTTCGGGGCCGCAATTCCGCTGA